Proteins encoded by one window of Streptomyces sp. NBC_01571:
- a CDS encoding phosphocholine-specific phospholipase C, protein MTEISRRTFIGTTAAGAAIAAGLPGTAEAAGRGTGHGSIDDVKHVVVLMQENRSFDHYFGTLSGVRGFSDRQATVLPGGDPVFRQPAGGRAEGHLLPFRMDTTKYNAQNAAGLPHDWDSGHSAVNGGAMNKWVAAKGERTMGYFTRADIPYQYALADAFTLCDGYFCSLNGPTDPNRLYLWTGTAGPGVDGTTGPWTDNTPVTDNPVADWTTYAERLEQAGVTWRVYHNPDGSDDRYGDYDDNALSYFKQFHEFPKDDPRYVNAMTKWDLTAFDKHCKDGTLPTVSWLVAPYLFCEHPNASPDYGAHWVDTALKSLFSNPDVWKHTVFLVMYDENDGYFDHVIPPFPEPGTKDEFAGGKPIGLGSRVPLWVVSPWSRGGWVNSQVFDHTSVVRFLEHVTGVREPNISDWRRTVCGDLTSCFDFSKPDYGIPELPDTVALMAKADAGSSLPPVKVPDQQSMPAQEEGHRPHRALPYRPWADVKVDRTTGKVTCTLTNDGSVGYHFTVLPNTALPFAGTPFTVPPRSSRTYVWDAAGTDGRYDFSVYGADGFVRRFSGTVARTGQDDMAVPSVTATLRHSGRAENASVELDLRNTGDTEAAFTITPNDFAGEERTVWVGAGDRTRLTWRTDAGRYDFTVTAGTGTRFVQRYAGTVHTV, encoded by the coding sequence ATGACCGAGATCAGCCGCCGCACCTTCATCGGCACCACTGCGGCCGGAGCCGCGATAGCGGCCGGACTCCCCGGCACGGCGGAGGCCGCAGGGCGCGGCACCGGCCACGGCAGCATCGACGACGTCAAGCACGTCGTCGTCCTGATGCAGGAGAACCGCAGCTTCGACCACTACTTCGGCACCCTGAGCGGGGTACGAGGCTTCAGCGACCGTCAGGCCACCGTCCTCCCGGGCGGCGACCCGGTGTTCCGCCAGCCCGCCGGGGGCCGCGCGGAGGGCCACCTCCTGCCCTTCCGCATGGACACCACGAAGTACAACGCGCAGAACGCGGCCGGCCTCCCGCACGACTGGGACAGCGGCCACTCGGCCGTCAACGGCGGCGCCATGAACAAGTGGGTCGCCGCCAAGGGCGAGCGGACCATGGGCTACTTCACGCGCGCGGACATCCCCTACCAGTACGCGCTGGCCGACGCCTTCACCCTCTGCGACGGCTACTTCTGTTCGCTGAACGGCCCCACCGACCCCAACCGTCTCTACCTGTGGACGGGCACCGCGGGCCCCGGCGTGGACGGCACCACCGGCCCGTGGACCGACAACACGCCGGTCACGGACAACCCGGTGGCCGACTGGACGACGTACGCCGAACGCCTGGAGCAGGCCGGCGTCACCTGGCGCGTCTACCACAACCCCGACGGCTCCGACGACCGTTACGGCGACTACGACGACAACGCCCTGTCGTACTTCAAGCAGTTCCACGAGTTCCCCAAGGACGACCCGCGGTACGTCAACGCGATGACGAAGTGGGACCTCACGGCGTTCGACAAGCACTGCAAGGACGGCACCCTGCCCACGGTCTCCTGGCTGGTGGCGCCCTACCTGTTCTGCGAGCACCCGAACGCCAGCCCCGACTACGGCGCCCACTGGGTCGACACCGCACTGAAGTCGCTGTTCTCCAACCCCGACGTGTGGAAGCACACCGTCTTCCTGGTCATGTACGACGAGAACGACGGCTACTTCGACCACGTCATCCCGCCCTTCCCCGAGCCCGGCACCAAGGACGAGTTCGCGGGCGGCAAGCCCATCGGTCTGGGCAGCCGGGTGCCGCTGTGGGTCGTCTCACCGTGGTCGCGCGGCGGCTGGGTCAACTCCCAGGTGTTCGACCACACCTCGGTGGTCCGCTTCCTGGAGCACGTCACCGGCGTGCGCGAGCCCAACATCTCCGACTGGCGGCGCACCGTCTGCGGCGACCTCACCAGCTGCTTCGACTTCAGCAAGCCCGACTACGGCATCCCCGAACTGCCCGACACCGTCGCCCTGATGGCCAAGGCGGACGCCGGCAGCTCGCTGCCGCCGGTCAAGGTGCCGGACCAGCAGTCCATGCCCGCGCAGGAGGAGGGCCACCGGCCGCACCGCGCCCTGCCGTACCGCCCGTGGGCCGACGTGAAGGTCGACCGGACCACCGGCAAGGTCACCTGCACCCTCACCAACGACGGCAGCGTCGGCTACCACTTCACCGTCCTGCCGAACACCGCCCTGCCCTTCGCCGGCACGCCCTTCACGGTCCCGCCGCGCTCGTCCCGCACCTATGTGTGGGACGCCGCCGGCACCGACGGCCGCTACGACTTCTCCGTGTACGGCGCCGACGGCTTCGTCCGCCGCTTCTCCGGCACGGTCGCCCGCACGGGCCAGGACGACATGGCGGTGCCTTCGGTGACGGCGACCCTGCGGCACTCCGGGCGCGCGGAGAACGCCTCGGTGGAGCTGGACCTGCGCAACACCGGCGACACCGAGGCGGCGTTCACGATCACGCCGAACGACTTCGCCGGCGAGGAGCGGACCGTATGGGTCGGGGCGGGCGACCGCACCCGGCTGACGTGGCGCACCGACGCGGGACGGTACGACTTCACGGTCACCGCGGGCACCGGCACCCGGTTCGTCCAGCGCTACGCCGGAACCGTCCACACCGTGTGA
- a CDS encoding NAD(P)/FAD-dependent oxidoreductase, protein MLDVVVVGAGPNGLTAAVELARRGFSVAVFEARDTVGGGARTEELTLPGFRHDPCAAAHPLGINSPAFRAMPLERYGLEWLHAELPMAHPFPDGTAAVLARSVAETAASFGPRDAGTYRRLVAPFLPKWDTLAHDFMSLPATALPRDPVTLARFGLTGLPPSTWLMRRFRDERAKALFAGLVAHVMAPLGGIGTGAVGLVFALAAHARGWPVARGGSQAISDALAAYLRDLGGSVHTDYEVKRLDDLPPARAYVFDTSPTALSRIAGFGRYYENYRYGAAVFKVDYALDGPVPWTAEEARTAGTVQVGASRAEIGAALHAASREGRAPDAPFLITVQPSVVDPSRAPEGKQVFWAYGHVPNGWTGDLTDTIERQLERFAPGFRDRVLARATAGPRELAARNANYVGGDIACGAASGLQLLLRPRLSASPYSTPHPAVFICSSATPPGPGVHGMSGHNAAKAVWRRLRRS, encoded by the coding sequence ATGCTCGATGTCGTCGTCGTGGGTGCGGGGCCGAACGGGCTGACAGCTGCCGTGGAACTGGCCCGCCGGGGCTTCTCCGTGGCCGTCTTCGAGGCGCGGGACACGGTGGGTGGCGGCGCCCGCACCGAAGAGCTGACCCTGCCCGGATTCCGGCACGACCCCTGCGCGGCCGCGCATCCGCTCGGTATCAACTCGCCCGCGTTCCGGGCGATGCCCCTGGAGCGCTACGGCCTGGAGTGGCTGCATGCCGAGCTGCCCATGGCCCACCCGTTCCCGGACGGCACGGCCGCGGTGCTCGCGCGCTCCGTCGCGGAGACGGCCGCCTCGTTCGGACCGCGCGACGCCGGCACCTACCGCCGACTGGTCGCCCCCTTCCTCCCCAAGTGGGACACGCTGGCCCACGACTTCATGTCCCTGCCCGCGACCGCACTGCCCCGCGACCCGGTCACCCTGGCCCGATTCGGCCTCACCGGGCTGCCACCCTCCACGTGGCTGATGCGGCGCTTCCGTGACGAGCGCGCCAAGGCCCTGTTCGCCGGCCTCGTCGCCCATGTCATGGCCCCGTTGGGCGGCATCGGCACCGGCGCCGTCGGCCTGGTCTTCGCCCTGGCCGCGCACGCCCGCGGCTGGCCCGTCGCGCGCGGCGGCTCCCAGGCGATCTCCGACGCGCTCGCCGCCTACCTGCGGGACCTCGGGGGAAGCGTCCACACCGACTACGAGGTCAAGCGCCTCGACGACCTGCCGCCCGCCCGCGCCTACGTCTTCGACACGTCGCCCACCGCGCTGTCCCGGATCGCGGGCTTCGGCCGCTACTACGAGAACTACCGCTACGGGGCAGCCGTCTTCAAGGTCGATTACGCGCTGGACGGGCCCGTGCCCTGGACGGCCGAGGAGGCCCGTACCGCCGGGACCGTGCAGGTGGGCGCGAGCCGCGCCGAGATCGGTGCCGCGCTGCACGCCGCCTCGCGCGAGGGCCGGGCGCCGGACGCCCCCTTCCTGATCACCGTGCAGCCCAGCGTCGTCGACCCCTCCCGGGCACCCGAGGGAAAGCAGGTCTTCTGGGCGTACGGGCACGTCCCCAACGGCTGGACGGGAGACCTCACGGACACGATCGAGCGCCAGCTGGAGCGGTTCGCGCCCGGATTCCGCGACCGTGTCCTGGCCCGCGCGACCGCCGGCCCGCGCGAACTCGCCGCGCGCAACGCCAACTACGTGGGCGGCGACATCGCGTGCGGCGCCGCGTCCGGACTTCAGCTCCTGCTGCGTCCCAGGCTGTCCGCGTCCCCGTACAGCACTCCGCACCCGGCCGTCTTCATCTGCTCCTCGGCCACCCCACCGGGACCCGGCGTGCACGGCATGTCGGGGCACAACGCGGCGAAGGCCGTGTGGCGTCGCCTGCGACGGTCCTGA